A window of Campylobacter cuniculorum DSM 23162 = LMG 24588 contains these coding sequences:
- the murD gene encoding UDP-N-acetylmuramoyl-L-alanine--D-glutamate ligase, which translates to MKKSLFGYGKTTKALAKKFGGFDIYDDCFSEISQDEFGNTFLPVSEFDEELSKLEIPSPGFPREHTLILRAKNLQSEYDFFYDVMPRSVWISGTNGKTTTTQMSQQLLAKIGSQMGANVGIPLAELDSYAKLWILETSSFTLHYTHIAKPEIYALLPITPDHISWHGSFEAYVRDKLSVLERMCENDVAILPELYAKTNSKAHIITYKNEEDLAQKFGIDSRRIHFKTPFLLDAVMALSIEKILLDTASYELLNDFVMEKNKLEEFYDRYNRLWVNDTKATNEDALMQALNRYKDKKIHLIIGGDDKGVDLNELFKFMRRLNLQIYVIGISSDKMMAYALKHGIKAVKCEILSKAVNEISKELKKEEVALLSPACASLDQFNSYAHRGEVFKECVKAL; encoded by the coding sequence ATGAAAAAATCACTCTTTGGATACGGAAAAACCACAAAGGCTTTGGCAAAAAAATTTGGAGGTTTTGATATTTATGATGATTGTTTTAGTGAAATTTCACAAGATGAATTTGGCAACACTTTTTTGCCTGTGAGTGAATTTGATGAAGAGCTAAGCAAACTTGAAATTCCTAGCCCGGGCTTTCCAAGAGAGCATACTTTGATTCTTAGAGCTAAAAATCTTCAAAGTGAATATGATTTTTTCTATGATGTGATGCCAAGAAGTGTATGGATTAGCGGAACAAACGGCAAAACCACGACAACGCAAATGTCTCAACAACTTTTAGCTAAAATCGGCTCACAAATGGGTGCAAATGTTGGCATACCTTTAGCTGAACTTGATAGCTATGCAAAGCTTTGGATACTTGAAACCTCTTCTTTTACTTTACACTACACTCATATCGCTAAGCCTGAAATTTACGCACTCTTGCCTATAACGCCTGATCATATTTCTTGGCATGGAAGTTTTGAAGCCTATGTTAGGGACAAATTGAGTGTTTTAGAGCGTATGTGCGAGAATGATGTTGCGATTTTACCTGAACTCTATGCCAAGACAAATTCTAAGGCTCATATCATCACTTATAAAAATGAAGAAGATTTGGCTCAAAAATTTGGGATTGATAGTAGGCGAATTCATTTTAAGACCCCATTTTTACTCGATGCTGTTATGGCTTTAAGTATAGAAAAAATCCTTTTAGATACTGCAAGTTACGAGCTTTTAAACGATTTTGTTATGGAAAAAAACAAGCTTGAAGAATTTTATGATAGATACAATAGACTTTGGGTTAATGATACTAAGGCTACTAATGAAGATGCCTTAATGCAAGCTCTCAATCGTTATAAAGATAAAAAAATTCATCTCATTATCGGCGGTGATGATAAGGGTGTGGATTTGAATGAACTTTTTAAATTTATGCGTAGATTAAACCTTCAAATCTATGTTATAGGAATAAGCAGCGATAAAATGATGGCTTATGCCCTTAAACATGGTATAAAAGCGGTAAAATGCGAAATTTTAAGCAAAGCAGTCAATGAAATTTCAAAGGAGCTTAAAAAAGAAGAGGTGGCTTTATTAAGTCCAGCTTGTGCGAGTTTAGATCAATTTAATTCTTATGCACACAGAGGAGAGGTTTTCAAAGAATGCGTTAAGGCTTTATGA
- the mraY gene encoding phospho-N-acetylmuramoyl-pentapeptide-transferase, protein MYYLSELSNYAFFSYISVRAGFAFFIALCLSLFLMPRFILWAKAKKANQPIYKYAPQNHQNKNDTPTMGGLVFISCAIVASLFCVKFDNVFTICAILCLVLFCLIGLIDDLGKILKKDNHCGLSARVKFILQILASVICIIPLYLSAEFNTELYLPFYKHPLFDMGIFAFFFWILVFISSSNAVNLTDGLDGLATVPSIFSLSSLGIFLYLSGNLNYSEYLLLPKIQGLGEVVIVCAALIGALMGFLWYNCYPAQIFMGDSGSLSLGAFIGFLAIISKNEILLLLIGFVFVLETISVILQVGSFKIFNKRVFKMAPIHHHFEKAGWVENKIIVRFWMIALLSNLIALASIKIR, encoded by the coding sequence TTGTATTATCTTTCCGAACTTAGCAATTATGCTTTTTTTAGCTATATTAGTGTGCGAGCGGGCTTTGCATTTTTTATTGCTCTGTGTTTGAGCTTGTTTTTAATGCCCAGGTTTATACTTTGGGCGAAGGCGAAAAAAGCAAATCAACCCATTTATAAATACGCCCCTCAAAATCATCAAAACAAAAATGATACTCCGACAATGGGCGGACTTGTTTTTATCAGTTGTGCGATTGTTGCAAGTTTGTTTTGTGTGAAATTTGATAATGTTTTTACAATTTGTGCAATTTTGTGCCTTGTGCTTTTTTGCTTGATTGGACTCATTGATGATTTAGGAAAAATCCTTAAAAAAGACAATCATTGTGGATTGAGTGCAAGAGTAAAATTTATATTACAAATTCTTGCAAGTGTGATTTGTATCATTCCTTTGTATTTAAGTGCTGAATTTAATACCGAACTCTATCTCCCTTTTTATAAGCATCCGCTTTTTGATATGGGTATCTTTGCATTTTTCTTTTGGATTTTGGTCTTCATTTCAAGCTCTAATGCTGTCAATTTGACCGATGGACTTGATGGACTTGCTACCGTTCCTTCGATTTTTTCTTTATCAAGTTTAGGAATTTTTCTTTATTTGAGTGGAAATTTAAATTATAGCGAGTATTTGCTTTTACCTAAAATTCAAGGTTTAGGCGAAGTTGTGATTGTATGTGCTGCTTTGATTGGAGCTTTAATGGGCTTTTTGTGGTATAATTGTTACCCTGCACAAATTTTTATGGGAGATAGTGGAAGCTTAAGTTTAGGAGCTTTTATAGGTTTTTTAGCCATTATTAGCAAAAATGAAATTTTGCTTTTACTCATAGGCTTTGTTTTTGTATTAGAAACCATTTCTGTCATCTTACAAGTGGGGAGTTTTAAAATTTTTAATAAAAGGGTTTTTAAAATGGCACCGATTCATCATCATTTTGAAAAAGCAGGTTGGGTGGAAAATAAAATCATTGTCCGTTTTTGGATGATAGCTCTTCTCTCAAATTTAATTGCTCTAGCGTCAATCAAAATAAGATGA
- the gpmI gene encoding 2,3-bisphosphoglycerate-independent phosphoglycerate mutase yields MKQKCILVITDGIGYNKSPKFNAFEAAQKPNYEKFFKQIPNSLLKTSGLAVGLPEGQMGNSEVGHMCIGSGRIIYQNLVKINRAIKDKSLENHPQLNHLLKKCKKIHIIGLYSDGGVHSSHTHFDALLEICKNKGNEIYAHAITDGRDVSPKTGLKFIQNLEQLCEKKGVHLASVCGRFYAMDRDKRWDRVEEYYKCLLAQVPKVSNFSSYIENSYKKNTTDEFIKGVVSNDFKGLSEEDGLIFVNFRNDRMRELIEVLNSKDFKEFKREKIFQNLLTMCVYDEKFKIPVLFEKEKIENTLAEVISKAGLSQLHTAETEKYAHVTFFFNGGKEELLENETRVLIPSPKVKTYDEKPQMSAYEVLSEVKKGIEKGEDFIVVNFANGDMVGHTGDFNASIKAVETVDSCLGELVAYARKFQYAFIITSDHGNCEAMQDENGNLLTNHTNFDVFVFVEALGVKKIKENQGLSNIAASILKILGLEIPKEMNEALF; encoded by the coding sequence ATGAAACAAAAATGTATTTTAGTTATAACCGATGGTATAGGATATAATAAAAGTCCAAAATTTAATGCCTTTGAAGCAGCTCAAAAACCAAATTATGAAAAATTTTTCAAACAAATTCCTAATTCTTTGCTTAAAACAAGCGGTTTAGCAGTAGGTTTGCCTGAAGGACAAATGGGAAATAGCGAAGTGGGACATATGTGTATAGGAAGTGGGAGAATCATTTATCAAAATTTAGTTAAAATCAATAGAGCCATAAAAGATAAAAGTTTAGAAAATCATCCCCAACTCAATCATCTTTTAAAAAAATGCAAAAAAATCCATATCATCGGGCTTTATAGCGATGGCGGAGTGCATTCTAGTCACACGCATTTTGATGCTTTGCTTGAAATTTGCAAAAATAAAGGCAATGAAATTTATGCTCACGCCATCACAGACGGACGCGATGTGAGTCCTAAAACGGGATTGAAATTCATTCAAAATTTAGAGCAATTGTGCGAAAAAAAAGGGGTGCATTTAGCTTCAGTATGCGGAAGATTTTACGCTATGGATAGGGATAAACGATGGGATAGAGTTGAAGAATATTATAAATGTCTTTTAGCTCAAGTTCCTAAAGTTTCAAATTTTAGCTCTTATATCGAAAATTCTTATAAGAAAAACACGACCGATGAGTTTATTAAAGGTGTGGTTTCAAATGATTTTAAAGGCTTAAGTGAAGAGGATGGTTTGATTTTTGTTAATTTTAGAAATGATCGTATGCGAGAATTGATTGAAGTTTTAAATTCTAAAGATTTTAAGGAATTTAAACGCGAAAAAATTTTTCAAAATTTATTGACAATGTGTGTTTATGATGAAAAATTTAAAATTCCTGTTCTTTTTGAAAAAGAAAAAATTGAAAATACCTTAGCCGAAGTCATTTCAAAAGCAGGTTTAAGTCAGCTTCATACCGCAGAAACTGAAAAATACGCCCATGTAACGTTCTTTTTTAACGGGGGAAAAGAAGAGCTATTGGAAAATGAAACGCGGGTTCTTATCCCAAGTCCAAAGGTTAAAACCTATGATGAAAAACCACAAATGAGTGCCTATGAGGTTTTATCTGAAGTTAAAAAAGGCATTGAGAAAGGTGAAGACTTTATCGTCGTGAATTTTGCAAATGGCGATATGGTAGGACATACAGGCGATTTTAATGCATCCATTAAGGCTGTTGAAACTGTGGACAGCTGTTTGGGTGAATTGGTTGCTTATGCTAGAAAATTTCAATATGCTTTTATCATCACAAGCGATCACGGAAATTGTGAAGCAATGCAAGATGAGAATGGAAATTTACTTACAAATCATACAAATTTTGATGTTTTTGTTTTTGTTGAAGCTTTAGGGGTGAAAAAAATCAAAGAAAATCAAGGACTTAGCAACATAGCCGCAAGTATTTTAAAGATACTTGGACTTGAAATTCCAAAAGAAATGAATGAAGCTTTATTTTAA
- the fabG gene encoding 3-oxoacyl-ACP reductase FabG, which produces MKFSGKNVLITGASKGIGAAIARVLADFGLKVWINYRSKPELADALKDAITSKGAKAAVIKFDASEEYEFEAGIKTILESDGELSYLVNNAGITNDKLALRMKLEDFTKVLDTNLNSAFLGCREALKAMSKKRFGAVVNIASIVGEMGNIGQSNYAASKGGMIALTKAFAKEGASRNLRFNCVTPGFIKSDMTQNLSDEIKKTYTENIPLKRLAEPEEVALCVAFLLSDYASYVTGDVLKINGGLYM; this is translated from the coding sequence ATGAAATTTAGCGGAAAAAATGTTTTAATTACAGGAGCAAGTAAGGGAATTGGTGCAGCTATTGCTAGAGTTTTGGCAGATTTTGGACTTAAGGTCTGGATTAATTATCGTTCAAAACCAGAATTAGCCGACGCTTTAAAGGATGCAATCACTTCAAAAGGTGCAAAGGCAGCAGTGATTAAATTTGATGCGAGTGAAGAGTATGAATTTGAAGCAGGGATTAAAACCATACTTGAAAGTGATGGAGAATTAAGTTATTTAGTCAATAACGCAGGAATTACAAATGATAAACTCGCTTTAAGAATGAAACTAGAAGATTTTACTAAGGTTTTGGATACAAATTTAAATTCTGCTTTTTTGGGTTGTCGTGAGGCTTTAAAGGCAATGAGTAAAAAACGTTTTGGTGCTGTAGTGAATATCGCTTCTATAGTAGGAGAAATGGGAAATATCGGGCAGAGCAATTATGCTGCAAGCAAGGGTGGAATGATAGCCCTAACCAAAGCTTTTGCTAAGGAGGGAGCGAGTAGAAATTTGCGTTTTAACTGCGTAACGCCGGGTTTTATTAAAAGTGATATGACACAAAACTTAAGCGATGAAATTAAAAAAACTTATACAGAAAATATTCCCTTGAAAAGATTGGCTGAACCCGAAGAGGTGGCACTTTGCGTTGCATTTTTATTGAGCGATTATGCTTCTTATGTAACAGGAGATGTGCTTAAAATCAATGGCGGACTTTATATGTAA
- a CDS encoding pyridoxamine 5'-phosphate oxidase family protein gives MNLQDIMDFLDNNAPAFLATRGTCGNPRVRPIQSPLLYEDKIYFCTSNTKGLFKHIKNHDGIEFCSCAKDGTFLRLRANAVFENNAEVKKAMFKKYEILKELYDNPNNPKFEVFYLNHLSARMQFLNGDFKLYKA, from the coding sequence ATGAATCTTCAAGACATTATGGATTTTTTAGATAATAACGCTCCTGCGTTTTTAGCGACTCGTGGCACTTGTGGCAATCCTCGTGTGCGTCCTATACAAAGCCCTCTTTTGTATGAAGATAAAATTTATTTTTGCACTTCAAACACTAAAGGACTTTTTAAACATATTAAAAATCACGACGGCATAGAATTTTGCTCTTGTGCTAAAGATGGCACTTTTTTAAGACTTAGAGCCAATGCGGTTTTTGAAAACAATGCTGAAGTCAAAAAAGCAATGTTTAAAAAATATGAAATATTAAAAGAACTTTATGATAATCCTAACAATCCTAAATTCGAAGTGTTTTATCTCAACCATCTTAGTGCAAGAATGCAATTTTTAAATGGAGATTTTAAACTCTATAAAGCTTAA
- the tenA gene encoding thiaminase II, with translation MLFQRLIKENSKIWDAYLHHNFVKKLENGSLAMENFLFYLKQDYIYLIHYAQCYALLALNANNAKELHFAMKFQNYILEGELELHKSILKLGIDAERLSVKDESIVNIAYTRYMLNVGQSGDFLDLLVALSACAIGYGYIGKELYEKLGAKGLENHTYREWILTYSGKEFQDEIKEFEDFLNSYSNQTSKEKFDKLNTIFGAVVRLETAFWQHALTMNLEI, from the coding sequence ATGCTTTTTCAAAGATTAATCAAAGAAAATTCTAAGATATGGGATGCATATTTGCATCATAATTTTGTTAAAAAATTAGAAAATGGCTCTTTAGCTATGGAAAATTTTTTGTTTTATCTTAAGCAAGATTATATCTACCTTATTCATTACGCTCAATGTTATGCTTTACTTGCTCTTAATGCAAACAATGCTAAGGAATTACATTTTGCTATGAAATTTCAAAACTATATTTTAGAAGGTGAGCTTGAACTCCATAAAAGCATTTTAAAACTCGGTATTGATGCAGAGCGTTTGAGTGTCAAAGATGAAAGCATAGTCAATATCGCTTATACGCGTTATATGTTAAATGTTGGGCAAAGCGGAGATTTTTTAGATTTGCTTGTTGCCTTGAGTGCTTGTGCAATAGGCTATGGTTATATCGGTAAGGAGCTCTATGAAAAATTAGGTGCTAAAGGACTTGAAAATCATACTTATAGGGAATGGATTTTGACTTATTCAGGTAAAGAATTTCAAGATGAAATCAAAGAATTTGAAGATTTTTTAAATTCTTACAGCAATCAAACGAGTAAGGAAAAATTTGACAAACTTAATACAATTTTTGGCGCAGTTGTGCGTTTAGAAACTGCATTCTGGCAACATGCCTTGACAATGAATCTTGAAATTTAA
- the acpP gene encoding acyl carrier protein has product MATFDDVKAVVVEQLSIDSDAVKMESKIIEDLGADSLDVVELIMALEEKFEVEIPDSDAEKLIKIEDVVNYIDNLKK; this is encoded by the coding sequence ATGGCAACATTTGACGATGTAAAGGCAGTAGTTGTAGAACAGCTTAGTATTGATTCGGATGCAGTAAAAATGGAATCAAAAATTATTGAGGATTTAGGTGCAGATTCTTTAGATGTGGTAGAGCTTATTATGGCTTTAGAAGAAAAATTTGAAGTCGAAATTCCTGATAGTGATGCCGAAAAACTGATTAAGATTGAAGATGTTGTAAATTATATTGATAATCTTAAAAAATAA
- a CDS encoding beta-ketoacyl-ACP synthase II has translation MKRVVITGIGMNNALGLDKENSFKAICEGKSGVDTITLFDASALSVQIAAEVKNFNPLEVVEAKEVKKIDRFIQLGIKAARDAMIDAHFDEKLNTEEFGVVSASGIGGLPNIEKNSILCEKSGARKISPFFIPSALVNMLGGLVSIEHKLKGPNISCVTACAAGTHAVCEAYKSICLGTADKMLVVGAESAICAVGIGGFAAMKALSTRNDSPTTASRPFDKERDGFVMGEGAGALVLEEYEGAKKRGARIYAELVGFGESADAHHITTPTLDGPLRAMKKALKMAGNLKIDYINAHGTSTPINDRNETSAIKELFGNEIPPISSTKGQIGHCLGAAGAIEAVISIMALEKGIIPPTINQFVKDDECDLDYVPNHSRKADLKVVMSNSFGFGGTNGCVIFKKVD, from the coding sequence TTGAAAAGAGTTGTAATTACAGGCATTGGAATGAACAATGCTTTAGGTTTAGATAAGGAAAATTCTTTCAAAGCAATTTGCGAAGGTAAAAGTGGGGTGGATACAATCACTCTTTTTGATGCATCTGCTCTTTCTGTGCAAATTGCAGCGGAAGTTAAAAATTTTAATCCTTTAGAAGTTGTAGAGGCTAAAGAAGTAAAAAAAATCGATCGTTTCATTCAACTGGGGATAAAAGCAGCAAGAGACGCGATGATTGATGCACATTTTGATGAAAAACTTAATACAGAGGAATTTGGTGTTGTTTCGGCTTCTGGTATAGGGGGTTTGCCTAATATAGAAAAAAATTCTATACTCTGCGAAAAAAGTGGAGCACGTAAAATTTCACCTTTTTTTATCCCCTCAGCCCTTGTAAATATGCTTGGGGGTTTAGTTTCAATTGAACATAAATTAAAAGGACCAAATATTTCTTGTGTTACAGCTTGTGCTGCAGGAACTCATGCCGTATGTGAAGCCTATAAAAGCATATGTTTAGGAACAGCGGATAAAATGCTTGTTGTTGGAGCAGAATCTGCAATTTGTGCCGTTGGTATAGGTGGATTTGCTGCAATGAAAGCTTTATCCACAAGAAATGATAGCCCTACTACAGCTTCAAGACCTTTTGATAAAGAAAGAGATGGTTTTGTCATGGGAGAAGGTGCTGGGGCTTTAGTCTTAGAAGAATATGAAGGGGCGAAAAAAAGAGGGGCTAGAATTTATGCTGAACTCGTAGGCTTTGGCGAAAGTGCTGATGCTCATCATATTACAACTCCAACTTTAGATGGACCTTTAAGAGCTATGAAAAAAGCATTAAAAATGGCTGGAAATTTAAAAATAGATTATATCAATGCTCACGGAACTTCAACACCTATAAATGACAGAAATGAAACTTCAGCGATTAAAGAGCTTTTTGGCAATGAAATTCCTCCTATAAGCTCAACAAAAGGGCAAATCGGACATTGTTTAGGAGCTGCTGGAGCGATTGAAGCTGTGATTAGCATTATGGCTTTAGAAAAGGGTATCATTCCTCCGACTATCAATCAATTTGTAAAAGATGATGAATGCGATTTAGATTATGTGCCAAACCATTCTAGAAAGGCTGATTTAAAAGTGGTTATGAGCAATTCTTTTGGTTTTGGTGGAACAAATGGCTGTGTGATTTTTAAGAAAGTGGATTAA
- a CDS encoding acetyl-CoA carboxylase carboxyltransferase subunit alpha: MASYLDFEKSIQQIDEDIINAQIKGDTHAVAILKKNLEKEFYKTYKNLSDFQRLQLARHPDRPYALDYIELILNDAYEIHGDRAFKDDPSIVCFMGYLAGKKLVVIGEQKGRGTKDKIARNFGMPHPEGYRKALRIAKLAEKFELPILFLIDTPGAYPGIGAEERGQSEAIAKNLYELSDLKTPTIAVVIGEGGSGGALAIGVADRLAMMKNSVFSVISPEGCAAILWNDPTKSEAATKAMKVTATELKNQGLIDEVIDEPINGAHRNKEQAATAIADYVKKSLEELEKIDKRELIAHRMQKILKLGVFNEKK; the protein is encoded by the coding sequence ATGGCCTCATATTTAGATTTTGAAAAAAGTATTCAACAGATTGATGAAGATATTATCAATGCACAGATTAAAGGCGACACTCATGCTGTAGCCATTTTGAAAAAAAATCTTGAGAAAGAATTTTATAAAACTTATAAAAATTTAAGTGATTTTCAACGTTTGCAACTTGCACGGCATCCTGATCGCCCCTATGCACTCGATTATATCGAACTTATCTTAAATGATGCATATGAAATTCACGGAGACAGAGCCTTCAAAGATGACCCTTCTATCGTTTGTTTTATGGGTTATTTAGCTGGAAAAAAGCTTGTGGTGATTGGAGAGCAAAAGGGGCGAGGAACCAAAGATAAAATTGCAAGAAATTTTGGTATGCCTCATCCTGAAGGCTATAGGAAAGCTTTAAGAATTGCTAAACTTGCTGAAAAATTTGAACTTCCTATTTTATTTTTGATTGACACTCCGGGTGCTTATCCGGGCATTGGAGCTGAAGAAAGGGGGCAAAGTGAGGCTATTGCTAAAAATTTGTATGAATTGAGCGACCTTAAAACCCCTACAATTGCTGTAGTTATTGGCGAAGGAGGAAGTGGAGGAGCCTTAGCCATAGGAGTGGCAGACAGACTTGCTATGATGAAAAATTCTGTTTTTTCAGTTATCTCTCCAGAGGGCTGTGCAGCCATACTTTGGAATGACCCCACAAAAAGTGAAGCGGCTACTAAAGCGATGAAAGTAACAGCTACAGAACTTAAAAATCAAGGTCTCATTGATGAGGTCATTGATGAACCTATCAATGGAGCCCATCGCAATAAGGAACAAGCTGCTACAGCAATAGCTGATTATGTTAAAAAATCTTTAGAAGAACTTGAAAAAATTGATAAAAGAGAGCTTATTGCCCACCGTATGCAAAAAATTCTTAAACTTGGCGTATTTAACGAAAAAAAATAG
- a CDS encoding MFS transporter, with protein sequence MTTQAKKDAKAIFRVASGNFLEMYDFAVYGFYAPFIASIFFPAENEFISIMQSFLAFGMGFLMRPLGAIMLGAYMDRHGRKNGLLLTLTLMAIGTLTIAFCPGYESIGILAPIIVVLGRLLQGFSAGAEVGGASVYLAEIAPKHLRGFYVSWQSGSQQVATVFAGAIGVALHYWVGDVIMEDWGWRIPFIIGCMVVPFIFYIRRTLEETPEFEAKKHHAPKTFGAIFKNMSENYPIIITGVFFVMMTTVTFYFVTSFTPHFANNILHFSKLESFIVTAIVGLSNLFWLPVSGFIGDKIGRKKVAFFVTFLGMISAYPMLNFLANNVTFTNLILVELWFSFIFGAYNGAMVCALSEIMPKHVKALGFSFSYSITVAIFGGFTPAVSTALVQWTSNPASPAFWLTFAAVCSFIASVVIFRKNGFYERQQREGEA encoded by the coding sequence ATGACAACACAAGCTAAAAAAGACGCTAAAGCTATATTCCGCGTCGCAAGCGGTAATTTCTTAGAAATGTATGACTTCGCTGTGTATGGATTTTATGCACCATTCATAGCGTCGATTTTCTTTCCTGCGGAGAATGAATTTATTTCTATTATGCAAAGTTTTTTGGCTTTTGGAATGGGTTTTCTTATGCGTCCTTTGGGAGCCATTATGCTTGGGGCGTATATGGACAGACATGGAAGAAAGAACGGGTTATTGCTCACGCTCACGCTTATGGCGATAGGGACTTTGACCATAGCCTTTTGCCCGGGATATGAGAGCATTGGAATCTTAGCACCAATTATCGTTGTGCTGGGACGTCTTTTGCAGGGCTTTAGTGCGGGGGCTGAAGTGGGAGGAGCGAGTGTGTATCTCGCAGAGATTGCCCCTAAGCATTTACGTGGATTCTATGTGTCTTGGCAGAGTGGTTCGCAACAAGTAGCAACAGTGTTTGCTGGGGCTATTGGTGTGGCTTTGCACTATTGGGTGGGCGATGTGATTATGGAAGATTGGGGCTGGAGAATCCCCTTTATCATTGGTTGTATGGTTGTGCCTTTTATCTTCTATATCAGACGCACATTAGAGGAAACACCTGAATTTGAGGCGAAAAAACATCACGCACCAAAGACTTTTGGAGCGATTTTTAAGAATATGTCTGAAAACTATCCGATTATCATTACGGGTGTGTTCTTTGTGATGATGACAACGGTGACTTTTTATTTTGTGACCTCCTTTACACCACATTTTGCGAACAATATTTTGCATTTTTCAAAGTTGGAAAGTTTCATTGTAACCGCTATCGTTGGGCTTAGCAATCTCTTTTGGTTGCCTGTTTCTGGCTTTATCGGTGATAAAATCGGTCGCAAGAAAGTTGCATTCTTTGTTACCTTTTTGGGTATGATTTCGGCTTATCCTATGTTAAATTTCTTGGCAAATAATGTAACTTTCACAAATCTTATTTTGGTAGAATTGTGGTTTAGCTTCATTTTTGGAGCTTATAATGGAGCTATGGTTTGTGCTTTGTCAGAAATTATGCCAAAGCATGTCAAGGCTCTGGGATTCTCTTTTTCTTATTCTATCACGGTGGCGATATTTGGAGGATTCACTCCTGCGGTGAGCACTGCACTTGTTCAATGGACAAGCAATCCTGCTTCTCCTGCGTTTTGGCTTACTTTTGCGGCGGTTTGTTCATTCATTGCGAGTGTGGTTATTTTTAGGAAAAATGGTTTTTATGAAAGACAGCAAAGAGAGGGGGAAGCTTAA